One genomic region from Lysobacterales bacterium encodes:
- a CDS encoding NAD(P)(+) transhydrogenase (Re/Si-specific) subunit beta, translating into MQMGSPVTAKRGIRWAGVGMVIATVVTFVAPSTWGSHGIDPLNLGLMVLAIVLSFVFWVWGKRVPITDMPQMVAIFNGMGGGSAAAIGAYALINSAAHTGACTPADMAAHACMDTTKLVLAVLGSLIGAVSFSGSVIAWAKLDGRLDKRFSFSGQQIVNLLVFVACLGLGAWLVFELDVRVIIAFFVLTLIFGVLMTLPIGGADMPVVISLYNAFTGLAVAFKGYVLQSESLIIAGTVVGAAGMLLTQLMAKAMNRPISNVLFSNFGGGGGTAQEITGSQKPIEASDVAAMMAYAERVVIVPGYGLAVAQAQHKVWELTQQLMKRGVQVKFAIHPVAGRMPGHMNVLLAEAGVPYDLITDMDDINPEFAITDVSLVIGANDVVNPVAKTDPASPIYGMPILDVVNSKNTIVIKRGKGTGFAGIENALFYADNTRMLFGDGASMVNQLVAELKALDGGH; encoded by the coding sequence ATGCAGATGGGGTCGCCGGTGACCGCCAAGCGCGGCATCCGCTGGGCCGGCGTGGGCATGGTCATCGCCACGGTCGTCACCTTCGTAGCACCCAGCACCTGGGGCAGCCACGGCATCGATCCGCTCAACCTCGGCCTGATGGTTCTCGCGATCGTGCTGTCTTTCGTGTTCTGGGTCTGGGGCAAGCGCGTACCGATCACCGACATGCCGCAGATGGTCGCCATCTTCAACGGCATGGGCGGTGGCTCTGCCGCCGCGATCGGCGCCTATGCGCTGATCAACTCGGCCGCACACACCGGCGCCTGCACGCCGGCTGACATGGCGGCGCATGCCTGCATGGACACCACCAAGCTGGTGCTCGCCGTGCTCGGCTCGCTGATCGGTGCCGTCTCGTTCTCGGGTTCGGTGATCGCCTGGGCCAAGCTCGACGGCCGCCTCGACAAGCGCTTCAGCTTCAGCGGCCAGCAGATCGTCAACCTGCTGGTGTTCGTCGCCTGCCTGGGCCTGGGCGCCTGGCTCGTGTTCGAACTCGACGTGCGGGTGATCATCGCCTTCTTCGTGCTGACGCTCATCTTCGGCGTGCTGATGACCCTGCCGATCGGCGGCGCCGACATGCCGGTGGTGATCTCGCTGTACAACGCTTTCACCGGCCTCGCTGTCGCCTTCAAGGGGTATGTGCTGCAGAGCGAGTCGCTGATCATCGCCGGCACCGTGGTCGGCGCTGCCGGCATGCTGCTGACCCAGCTCATGGCCAAGGCCATGAACCGGCCGATCAGCAACGTGCTGTTCTCGAACTTCGGCGGTGGCGGCGGCACTGCCCAGGAGATCACCGGCAGCCAGAAGCCCATCGAGGCCTCGGATGTGGCAGCCATGATGGCCTACGCCGAGCGCGTGGTGATCGTGCCGGGCTATGGTCTGGCGGTGGCGCAGGCGCAGCACAAAGTGTGGGAGCTGACCCAGCAGCTGATGAAGCGCGGCGTGCAGGTGAAGTTCGCGATCCATCCTGTCGCTGGCCGCATGCCGGGCCACATGAATGTGCTGCTCGCCGAGGCCGGCGTGCCCTACGACCTGATCACCGACATGGACGACATCAACCCGGAGTTCGCGATCACCGACGTGTCGCTGGTGATCGGCGCCAACGACGTCGTCAACCCGGTGGCCAAGACCGACCCGGCCAGCCCGATCTACGGCATGCCGATTCTTGACGTGGTGAACTCGAAGAACACCATCGTCATCAAGCGCGGCAAGGGCACGGGTTTCGCCGGTATCGAGAACGCCCTGTTCTATGCCGACAACACCCGCATGCTGTTCGGCGACGGCGCCAGCATGGTCAACCAGCTGGTGGCCGAACTGAAGGCGCTGGACGGGGGGCACTGA
- a CDS encoding dicarboxylate/amino acid:cation symporter encodes MSRLIDTWFRIPFWQRVAGGFVLGALAGWLLGPSATTWFAPLGSLYVTLIKMIATPLVFFAVVSAIGRLHGQGSVAALSARTFVWFAITAALAVGVGLIVATLMQPGAGLEPLTPAADWTPRELPTPVQVLLDVVPANPFMALAEGKILQVIFFAGLVGFALVKLGEKTERLRLLANEASELMIQVTRIVLQVTPIGTFGLIAGLVGTYGFERLLPLGNYVIALFVACAIHIGFVYGGLLAAHGLNPLRFFRGAAGAMQIAFATSSSFASMPASLRSVSANLGVNRDYAAFAVPLGATIKMDGCGAIFPAVTCLFTAQYFGIDLSASQYFIILLASVLGSFGTAGVPGTATVMVTLVMSAANLPLEGLAFIIAIDRVIDMMRTMTNVTGQMLVPVLVARETGLLDVEQYQRAVAPAEFEGAAVEERL; translated from the coding sequence ATGTCCCGACTGATCGACACCTGGTTCCGCATTCCCTTCTGGCAGCGCGTCGCCGGTGGCTTCGTGCTGGGCGCGCTGGCGGGGTGGCTGCTGGGGCCGAGTGCCACGACCTGGTTCGCGCCGCTGGGCTCGCTCTACGTCACCCTGATCAAGATGATCGCCACGCCGCTGGTGTTCTTCGCGGTGGTGTCGGCGATCGGGCGCCTGCACGGGCAGGGCAGTGTGGCGGCGCTGTCAGCGCGCACCTTCGTGTGGTTTGCGATCACCGCGGCGCTGGCGGTCGGCGTTGGCCTGATCGTGGCCACGCTGATGCAGCCGGGCGCGGGCCTTGAGCCGCTCACGCCGGCCGCGGATTGGACCCCGCGCGAGCTGCCGACGCCGGTGCAGGTGCTGCTCGACGTGGTGCCGGCCAACCCCTTCATGGCGCTGGCCGAGGGCAAGATCCTGCAGGTGATCTTCTTTGCCGGTCTGGTCGGCTTCGCCCTGGTCAAGCTGGGCGAGAAGACCGAACGCCTGCGTCTCTTGGCCAACGAGGCCAGCGAGCTGATGATCCAGGTGACGCGCATCGTTCTGCAGGTCACCCCAATCGGCACCTTCGGTCTGATCGCCGGCCTGGTCGGCACCTACGGCTTCGAGCGCCTGCTGCCGCTCGGCAACTATGTCATCGCCCTGTTCGTGGCGTGCGCGATCCATATCGGGTTCGTCTACGGCGGGCTGCTGGCCGCGCACGGGCTGAACCCGCTGCGCTTCTTCCGCGGCGCCGCCGGCGCCATGCAGATCGCGTTCGCGACCTCGTCGAGCTTTGCCTCCATGCCCGCCTCGCTGCGCTCGGTCAGCGCCAACCTCGGCGTCAATCGCGACTACGCCGCCTTCGCTGTGCCGCTGGGTGCCACCATCAAGATGGACGGCTGCGGCGCGATCTTTCCTGCCGTGACCTGCCTGTTCACCGCGCAGTATTTCGGCATCGATCTGTCGGCCTCGCAGTACTTCATCATCCTGCTGGCCTCGGTGCTCGGCAGCTTCGGCACTGCTGGCGTGCCGGGCACGGCGACGGTGATGGTCACGCTGGTGATGAGCGCAGCCAACCTGCCGCTCGAAGGCCTCGCCTTCATCATCGCCATCGACCGCGTGATCGACATGATGCGCACCATGACCAATGTCACCGGGCAGATGCTGGTGCCGGTGCTCGTGGCGCGTGAGACCGGCCTGCTCGATGTCGAGCAGTACCAGCGCGCCGTGGCGCCGGCGGAGTTCGAGGGGGCGGCGGTCGAGGAGCGGCTTTGA
- a CDS encoding exodeoxyribonuclease IX: protein MDRLSSAPVLLVDASLYVFRAWHSIPDEFTDVEGRPVNAVQGFLRFLLELLETQKPERIAVAFDESLETSFRNRLYPPYKANREPAPESLRYQFQQCMALTEAMGLSTLADQEFEADDLIGSLLHGLHAAGLSGLIISADKDLSQLLREGDGQWDYARNQRWDAAGVRERYGVHAAQIPDFLGLAGDAVDNIPGVPGVGAKTAAALLEHFGSLDGLLDRLAELPFLRLRGAAAHAQRIAAHREMALLCRELATIRRDVAVGEAALRCQRKAPDRGRLDTLAERLRLGPMTRRRLAGLAEAFR from the coding sequence CTGGACCGCTTGAGCAGCGCGCCGGTCCTGCTGGTCGACGCCAGCCTCTACGTCTTCCGCGCCTGGCACTCGATCCCGGACGAGTTCACCGACGTCGAGGGGCGCCCCGTCAACGCGGTTCAGGGCTTTCTGAGATTTCTGCTGGAACTGCTCGAAACGCAGAAGCCCGAGCGGATCGCAGTGGCCTTCGACGAATCGCTGGAGACCTCCTTCCGCAACCGCCTCTACCCGCCCTACAAGGCCAACCGGGAGCCCGCGCCCGAGTCGCTCCGATATCAGTTCCAGCAGTGCATGGCGCTCACCGAGGCCATGGGCCTCAGCACGCTGGCGGATCAGGAGTTCGAAGCCGATGACCTCATCGGCAGCCTGCTGCATGGGCTGCATGCAGCAGGCTTGAGCGGCCTGATCATCTCCGCCGACAAGGACCTCTCGCAGCTGCTGCGCGAGGGCGACGGCCAGTGGGACTACGCCCGCAACCAGCGCTGGGACGCCGCCGGCGTGCGTGAGCGCTACGGCGTGCATGCAGCGCAGATCCCCGACTTTCTGGGGCTTGCTGGCGATGCCGTCGACAACATTCCAGGCGTCCCAGGTGTTGGCGCAAAAACCGCCGCCGCCCTGCTGGAGCATTTCGGCAGCCTCGACGGCCTGCTCGACCGCCTGGCCGAACTGCCCTTTCTGCGCCTGCGTGGCGCAGCAGCACATGCACAGCGCATTGCTGCGCACCGCGAGATGGCCCTGCTCTGTCGCGAGCTGGCTACGATTCGCCGCGACGTGGCGGTCGGTGAGGCCGCCTTACGCTGTCAACGCAAAGCGCCCGATCGCGGCCGCCTCGACACGCTGGCGGAGCGCCTGCGGCTGGGCCCCATGACTAGGCGCAGGCTCGCTGGCCTTGCGGAGGCGTTTCGCTAG
- a CDS encoding NAD(P) transhydrogenase subunit alpha, with translation MMDGFVALYIFMLAAICGHVIISRVPVILHTPLMSGSNFVHGIVVVGAMISLAHADTTLERTIGFLGVLLGAGNAVGGYVVTERMLEMFKSSKKKEG, from the coding sequence CTGATGGACGGCTTTGTGGCGCTGTATATCTTCATGCTGGCCGCGATCTGCGGCCACGTCATCATCTCGCGCGTGCCGGTGATCCTGCACACGCCGCTGATGTCAGGCTCGAACTTCGTGCACGGCATCGTGGTGGTGGGCGCGATGATCTCGCTGGCCCATGCCGACACCACGCTGGAGCGCACCATCGGTTTCCTCGGGGTGCTGCTCGGCGCCGGCAATGCGGTGGGCGGCTATGTGGTCACCGAGCGCATGCTGGAAATGTTCAAGTCCAGCAAGAAGAAGGAGGGCTGA
- a CDS encoding nitroreductase: MLSLTLDQRRSTPSRLLGEPGPDGQQLAELLRIASRVPDHGALAPWRFLSIRGEARAQLGQALADRAQSLNPEIDPAALDKERKRFLHAPLVIAVIGCYQQPHKIPLIEQQLTAGCVCFALLQAAQAAGFGAQWLTGWAAYDPIIRARLGVGDSEAVVGFVHIGTASGPAPERPRPDPLSRLADWTA, encoded by the coding sequence ATGCTTTCGCTCACGCTCGATCAGCGCCGATCGACGCCCTCCCGCCTGCTCGGCGAACCCGGCCCAGACGGCCAGCAGCTGGCCGAGCTGCTCCGCATCGCCTCGCGAGTGCCCGATCATGGAGCCCTTGCACCCTGGCGTTTCCTGTCTATCCGCGGTGAGGCCCGCGCACAGCTGGGACAGGCGCTGGCCGATCGCGCACAGAGCCTGAACCCCGAGATTGACCCTGCTGCGCTCGACAAGGAGCGCAAACGCTTCCTGCACGCGCCGCTGGTGATCGCCGTGATCGGCTGCTATCAGCAGCCACACAAGATTCCGCTGATCGAACAGCAGCTCACGGCCGGCTGCGTGTGCTTTGCCCTGCTCCAGGCCGCGCAGGCCGCGGGGTTCGGCGCGCAGTGGCTGACCGGCTGGGCGGCCTATGACCCGATCATTCGCGCCCGCCTCGGTGTGGGTGACAGCGAGGCGGTCGTCGGTTTCGTGCACATCGGCACGGCATCGGGACCCGCTCCCGAGCGCCCGCGCCCGGATCCGCTGAGCCGACTCGCGGACTGGACCGCTTGA
- a CDS encoding replication-associated recombination protein A: MTQAGLFAEPDALKPLAERMRPRALAEVVGQSRLMAEGSAFRRAVESGRLHSMVLWGPPGCGKTTLALLLARYAQARFESVSAVLSGLPEVRKVLAEAEARFKAGERTLLFVDEVHRFNKAQQDAFLPHIERGYILFVGATTENPSFELNSALLSRCRVHVLEGVAPGEIVQALNRALTDAERGLGGRGLRASPENLQLIAEAADGDVRRALTLLEIAAELAEGEGGEISEATLTQVLADRTRRFDKGGEQFYDQISALHKCVRSSNPDAALYWLCRMLDGGCDPSYLARRLLRMSIEDIGLADPRAQQMALAAWDTFERLGSPEGELALAQVTLYMASTAKSNAGYVAYKSAAADVRASGTHEVPLHLRNAPTKLMKSLGYGEQYQYDHDVEGGVALDQTGFPDALGERVYYAPVPRGLELKLKDKLDALRAARAQARGEVFPAERGGEP; this comes from the coding sequence ATGACCCAAGCCGGACTCTTCGCCGAACCCGACGCGCTGAAGCCGCTGGCCGAGCGGATGCGGCCGCGTGCGCTGGCGGAAGTGGTCGGGCAGTCGCGGCTGATGGCCGAGGGCAGTGCCTTCCGGCGCGCGGTGGAATCCGGGCGCCTGCACTCGATGGTGCTGTGGGGCCCGCCGGGCTGCGGCAAGACCACCCTGGCCCTGCTGCTGGCGCGCTACGCGCAGGCGCGCTTCGAATCGGTATCGGCGGTGCTGTCGGGCCTGCCCGAAGTCCGCAAGGTGCTGGCGGAAGCCGAGGCGCGCTTCAAGGCCGGCGAGCGCACCCTGCTGTTCGTCGACGAGGTGCACCGCTTCAACAAGGCCCAGCAGGATGCCTTCCTGCCGCATATCGAGCGCGGCTACATCCTGTTCGTTGGCGCCACCACCGAGAACCCCAGCTTCGAGCTGAATTCCGCGCTGCTGTCGCGCTGCCGCGTGCATGTGCTCGAAGGCGTGGCGCCGGGCGAGATCGTGCAGGCGCTGAACAGGGCGCTGACGGATGCCGAACGCGGGCTCGGCGGTCGCGGCCTGCGTGCCTCGCCCGAGAACCTGCAGCTGATCGCCGAAGCCGCCGATGGCGATGTGCGCCGCGCGCTCACGCTGCTGGAGATCGCAGCGGAACTCGCAGAAGGCGAGGGCGGCGAGATCAGCGAGGCCACGCTCACCCAGGTGCTGGCCGACCGCACGCGCCGCTTCGACAAGGGTGGCGAGCAGTTCTACGACCAGATCTCGGCCCTGCACAAGTGCGTGCGCAGCTCGAATCCGGATGCCGCGCTCTACTGGCTCTGCCGCATGCTCGATGGCGGCTGTGATCCCAGCTATCTGGCGCGGCGACTGCTGCGCATGAGCATCGAAGACATCGGCCTGGCCGACCCGCGCGCGCAGCAGATGGCGCTGGCGGCCTGGGATACCTTCGAGCGCCTCGGCAGCCCGGAGGGCGAGCTGGCGCTGGCGCAGGTCACGCTCTACATGGCCAGCACGGCCAAGAGCAATGCCGGCTATGTGGCCTACAAATCGGCCGCGGCCGACGTGCGCGCTTCGGGCACGCACGAGGTGCCCCTGCATCTTCGCAATGCCCCAACCAAGCTGATGAAGTCGCTGGGCTACGGCGAGCAGTACCAGTACGACCACGATGTCGAGGGCGGCGTGGCGCTGGACCAGACCGGCTTTCCCGATGCGCTGGGCGAGCGGGTCTACTACGCGCCCGTGCCGCGCGGCCTGGAGCTGAAGCTCAAGGACAAGCTGGATGCGCTGCGCGCGGCACGCGCCCAAGCGCGCGGCGAAGTCTTCCCTGCCGAACGCGGTGGCGAGCCGTGA
- a CDS encoding CrcB family protein, whose protein sequence is MAGGALGAGARFLIGAWLLRQLGAGFPWGTFAVNVLGSFGAGLLLVWLQKPEASPWLRPLLMTGVLGGLTTYSALMVDCLLLWRELERPGLALFYLALTLVCGVAALLGGWLLGQALRG, encoded by the coding sequence ATGGCAGGCGGAGCGCTGGGTGCCGGGGCGCGCTTCCTGATCGGCGCTTGGCTGCTGCGTCAGCTCGGCGCGGGGTTCCCCTGGGGCACCTTCGCGGTCAACGTGCTCGGCAGCTTTGGCGCAGGTCTACTGCTGGTTTGGCTGCAGAAGCCCGAAGCCTCGCCGTGGCTGCGTCCGCTGCTGATGACCGGCGTGCTCGGCGGGTTGACCACGTACTCGGCTCTGATGGTCGACTGCCTGCTGCTGTGGCGCGAGCTGGAGCGCCCGGGGCTGGCGCTGTTCTACCTCGCGCTCACCCTGGTCTGCGGCGTCGCTGCCCTGCTCGGCGGCTGGCTGCTGGGCCAGGCGCTGCGCGGCTGA
- a CDS encoding NUDIX hydrolase: protein MKPEPTDSGVETLHEARFLRLCRRGRWEYAERTNAGSAVIVVAVTPDDRIVFVEQFREPIQQRSIEMPAGLVGDIDGEESIELAAQRELEEETGWRAERVEFLMMGPSSSGMSTEQIAFVRAHGLVRVGSGGGDSSENITVHEVPREAAPAWLDAKRREGYSIDPKLYAGLYFVERNPDGRPHGG from the coding sequence ATGAAGCCCGAACCCACCGACAGCGGCGTCGAAACGCTGCACGAAGCCCGCTTCCTGCGCCTGTGTCGACGCGGCCGCTGGGAGTACGCCGAGCGCACCAATGCCGGCAGCGCAGTCATCGTGGTGGCGGTGACGCCAGACGACCGCATCGTCTTCGTCGAGCAGTTCCGCGAGCCGATCCAGCAGCGCAGCATCGAAATGCCGGCGGGCCTCGTCGGCGACATCGACGGCGAGGAGTCCATCGAACTCGCCGCCCAGCGCGAACTGGAAGAAGAAACCGGCTGGCGCGCCGAGCGCGTCGAGTTCCTGATGATGGGGCCTTCGTCCTCGGGCATGAGCACCGAGCAGATCGCCTTTGTCCGCGCCCACGGGCTGGTGCGGGTCGGCAGCGGCGGCGGCGACAGCAGCGAGAACATCACCGTGCACGAGGTGCCGCGCGAAGCCGCACCGGCCTGGCTCGATGCCAAACGCCGCGAGGGCTATTCGATCGACCCCAAGCTGTACGCAGGCCTGTACTTCGTGGAGCGCAATCCCGATGGGCGACCGCACGGCGGTTGA
- a CDS encoding Re/Si-specific NAD(P)(+) transhydrogenase subunit alpha: MAATVCAVVERVPGERRVALTPEIAKKLRAAGVAVVLEKGAGSSAAFPDSAYADVEFVDTAAAALARADVLLKVQPPEADEIAALKEGAIVIGYLQPHTGDERVRSLRDRKLTSFAMELLPRTTRAQAMDVLSSQAGMAGYKAVLIAAQTSGKFFPMLTTAAGTIRPSKVLIVGAGVAGLQAIATARRLGAQVEGFDVRPETREQIESLGAKFLDLGVSAAGSGGYARELTAEERAEQQRKLADHLKGIDVIVTTAAVPGRPAPKIITAAMVEGMKAGSVIVDLAAETGGNCELTKAGETVQTANGVAVVGPTHLASMGCIHASEMYARNLYNFLVLSIKEGAISADWNDELVAQTCLTHAGEIKHGPSKQRIEGGAA, from the coding sequence ATGGCGGCAACCGTCTGTGCCGTGGTCGAGCGGGTGCCTGGCGAACGCCGGGTCGCGCTGACGCCGGAGATCGCAAAAAAGCTGCGCGCCGCTGGCGTTGCCGTGGTACTGGAGAAAGGCGCTGGCAGTTCGGCCGCGTTTCCGGATAGCGCCTATGCCGATGTCGAGTTCGTCGATACCGCGGCCGCGGCCTTGGCTCGCGCGGATGTGCTGCTGAAGGTGCAGCCGCCCGAGGCCGATGAAATCGCCGCGCTGAAAGAGGGCGCCATCGTGATCGGCTACCTGCAGCCGCACACCGGCGATGAGCGCGTGCGCAGCCTGCGCGACCGCAAGCTCACCAGCTTCGCGATGGAGCTGCTGCCGCGCACCACGCGTGCACAGGCCATGGACGTGCTCAGCTCGCAAGCCGGCATGGCGGGCTACAAGGCAGTGCTTATCGCGGCCCAGACCAGCGGCAAGTTCTTCCCGATGCTGACCACCGCGGCCGGCACCATCCGCCCGAGCAAGGTGCTGATCGTTGGCGCCGGCGTGGCTGGCCTGCAGGCGATTGCCACGGCGCGCCGGCTCGGCGCCCAGGTCGAAGGCTTCGACGTGCGTCCCGAGACCCGCGAGCAGATCGAATCGCTGGGGGCGAAGTTCCTCGACCTCGGCGTGAGCGCCGCCGGCAGCGGCGGCTATGCGCGCGAACTGACGGCCGAAGAGCGCGCCGAGCAGCAGCGCAAGCTGGCGGACCATCTCAAAGGCATCGACGTCATTGTCACCACCGCCGCCGTGCCGGGTCGGCCGGCACCCAAGATCATCACTGCCGCCATGGTCGAAGGCATGAAGGCTGGCAGCGTGATCGTTGATCTTGCCGCCGAGACCGGCGGCAACTGCGAGCTGACGAAAGCAGGCGAGACCGTGCAGACGGCGAACGGCGTGGCCGTGGTCGGGCCGACGCATCTGGCCTCGATGGGCTGCATCCACGCCAGCGAGATGTACGCGCGCAACCTCTACAACTTCCTGGTGCTGTCGATCAAAGAGGGCGCCATCAGCGCCGACTGGAACGACGAACTGGTCGCGCAGACCTGTCTCACCCACGCCGGCGAGATCAAGCACGGCCCCAGCAAGCAGCGGATCGAGGGAGGAGCGGCCTGA
- a CDS encoding DUF1631 domain-containing protein — translation MKSTPDNILDINGRLAMKPGFDISSLVSGLRARAVKRLPAFLGETLDKADNTLFDFVQRADGSLNHQEYFDGMRELRRQRPLVEQRYIEHVLGAFASYERRMPQKIDLEQGGRSTQNGELSLVSEEELEEQLSARMVAVAISRGLGPALHQLNRRLGVLIGGVEIDDDNSPVGPAHIAQAFRAGLTGLDLSVRVKVLLFKLYEREFQRLLPAFYVDLNKALVESGVLPEIRHSVARRPGMPPRVADSVREGDADSAYAPPSREYAEPPPVSPAAEQALFSTLHELLETYRGARGARGAFSVPQGAESAEAGVGGTAPLRPLSPNEMLSVLSMYQGELPEAVSEALDDPEQSLAQRLKQELLTGAERLGLDPKTSRMSAADEDAIDLVGMLFEVLLEERDFHTDTRKTISRLIVPFVKVALLDRRMFLQKTHPARKLLNSLAEACEGNSGEAPQDRELLDRVRRTVDRLSVEFNEDVAIFETLEQEFREFIEQHRRRIALAERRAAEAQRGKERLEFARAAATAELNRRIELHPELAPAIDSFLRRYWVHHITLMGLREGHDAPKYQAALAAGDALLGAWSESRERRQFSETAFVALRPQLEPVLQSAGCVGAAADEVLHSLFAALSPRAASPEIQQQLAGAVERNAPPADSPTLAVPSAGEDVEPEPDPLAGLEYEADDVERIRKLPVGTWVQFIDDDGNAQPAKLSWQSPISNRLLFVNRRGLRYCVASAEELAAMIRTKRLVIRQNDAAFEHAMNQVLGRLRASGKAGEGGSPN, via the coding sequence ATGAAGTCTACCCCCGACAACATATTGGACATCAACGGCCGACTCGCCATGAAGCCCGGATTCGACATCTCGTCGCTGGTTTCGGGCCTGCGGGCGCGCGCCGTCAAGCGGCTTCCAGCGTTTCTTGGGGAGACCCTGGACAAGGCCGACAACACGCTGTTCGACTTCGTCCAGCGCGCGGATGGCTCGCTCAACCACCAGGAATACTTTGACGGCATGCGCGAACTGCGGCGGCAGCGGCCGCTGGTGGAGCAGCGCTATATCGAACACGTTCTCGGAGCCTTCGCGTCCTACGAACGCCGGATGCCGCAGAAGATCGACCTCGAACAGGGGGGGCGCAGCACCCAGAACGGTGAGCTCAGCCTGGTGTCCGAGGAGGAGCTGGAGGAACAGCTCAGCGCCCGGATGGTGGCCGTGGCCATCTCGCGCGGCTTGGGGCCGGCCCTGCATCAGCTCAATCGTCGACTGGGCGTGCTGATCGGCGGCGTCGAGATCGATGATGACAACAGCCCGGTGGGCCCCGCCCACATCGCGCAGGCGTTTCGCGCGGGCCTGACGGGCCTTGACCTGTCGGTGCGGGTCAAGGTGCTGCTGTTCAAGCTCTACGAGCGCGAATTCCAGCGACTGCTGCCGGCGTTCTACGTGGACCTCAACAAGGCGCTGGTGGAGTCGGGCGTGCTGCCGGAGATCCGCCACAGCGTGGCGCGCCGGCCGGGCATGCCTCCGCGCGTTGCCGATTCGGTGCGTGAGGGGGATGCGGATTCCGCCTATGCGCCCCCAAGCCGCGAGTACGCGGAGCCGCCGCCGGTCAGCCCAGCCGCCGAACAGGCGCTGTTCTCGACCCTGCATGAGCTGCTTGAGACCTATCGCGGCGCGCGCGGTGCGCGCGGCGCGTTCTCGGTGCCGCAGGGGGCGGAGTCGGCCGAGGCTGGCGTCGGCGGCACCGCGCCGCTGCGACCGCTGTCGCCGAACGAGATGCTGTCGGTGCTCTCGATGTATCAGGGCGAGCTGCCCGAGGCCGTCAGCGAGGCCTTGGATGACCCCGAACAGAGCCTTGCGCAGCGCTTGAAGCAGGAGCTGCTGACCGGCGCCGAGCGGCTGGGCCTTGACCCCAAGACCTCGCGCATGAGTGCCGCCGATGAGGACGCGATCGATCTGGTCGGCATGCTCTTCGAGGTGCTGCTGGAGGAGCGCGATTTCCACACCGACACCCGCAAGACCATCAGCCGGCTGATCGTGCCCTTCGTCAAGGTCGCCCTGCTCGATCGGCGCATGTTCCTGCAGAAGACCCACCCGGCACGCAAGCTGCTGAACTCGCTCGCCGAAGCCTGCGAGGGCAACTCAGGCGAAGCGCCGCAGGACCGCGAGCTGCTGGATCGGGTGCGGCGTACGGTGGACCGCTTGTCCGTCGAGTTCAACGAAGACGTGGCGATCTTCGAGACGCTTGAGCAGGAGTTCCGCGAGTTCATCGAGCAGCACCGCCGTCGCATCGCGCTGGCCGAACGTCGCGCCGCCGAAGCCCAGCGCGGCAAGGAGCGCCTGGAGTTTGCCCGCGCCGCCGCCACCGCCGAGCTCAACCGTCGCATCGAACTGCACCCGGAGCTGGCTCCAGCGATTGACTCGTTCCTGCGCCGCTACTGGGTGCACCACATCACCTTGATGGGCCTGCGCGAAGGGCACGATGCGCCCAAGTACCAGGCCGCGCTCGCCGCTGGTGATGCCCTGCTGGGGGCCTGGTCGGAGTCGCGTGAGCGCCGCCAGTTTTCCGAGACGGCTTTCGTGGCCTTGCGTCCGCAGCTTGAGCCTGTGCTGCAGAGCGCCGGCTGCGTGGGCGCTGCCGCGGACGAAGTCCTGCATTCGCTGTTCGCTGCGCTGAGCCCGCGTGCGGCCTCGCCCGAGATCCAGCAGCAGCTGGCCGGCGCGGTCGAGCGCAACGCGCCGCCTGCGGACTCGCCGACGCTCGCGGTCCCGTCAGCCGGAGAAGACGTCGAGCCTGAGCCGGATCCTCTGGCCGGGCTTGAGTACGAAGCCGATGACGTCGAGCGCATCCGCAAGCTGCCCGTGGGCACCTGGGTGCAGTTCATCGACGACGACGGCAATGCGCAACCCGCCAAGCTCAGCTGGCAGAGCCCGATCTCGAACCGTCTGCTGTTCGTCAATCGGCGCGGCCTGCGCTACTGCGTCGCTTCGGCCGAGGAGCTGGCCGCGATGATCCGCACGAAGCGTCTCGTCATCCGCCAGAACGACGCCGCCTTCGAGCACGCGATGAACCAGGTGCTGGGTCGATTGCGCGCCAGCGGCAAAGCGGGCGAGGGCGGCAGCCCCAACTGA